The nucleotide sequence TGCCTATATTCTACCGAAACGTTCATTCTTGAATGAAACGGATCAGAAAAACTTTCAGCGTAGGATGGATCAACGAATTTCTTCAGCCGCTAGTAAGTAAGAGCTTAAATAGACTCCTTGTTATCCGCGGTTTTACTCTATAGAAAGAGTCATTATTTTGATTATTCTTTAATCAAAATAATGACTCTTTTTTAATGTTCCTGTTCCACTAATCTTGTTAAAATATTTAGTCCTTCTTTTAATTCTTCTAATGACGCATAGGCATAGGAAAGACGGATATGATGTAAGTCTCTTGTTTCATATATATATCCTGGGTTAATCAGCACATGCTGACTCAACAAATTTAGAAATAATGCCTTATTTACGATAGGTTTATGGAACCTGATCCATATGTAGAAGCCACCCTCAGATTTTTTCCACGTAGCTATTTTTTGAAATCGCTGCTCTAAAATTCCTTCTACAAATGCCGCCCGCTTTTTCAATTGTTCTCGAAGTTGAACCAAATGCCTTTCGTATAAACCAGTTGCTATCCAATGGGCAACGATTTCTTGGGAAAAGGCGCTTGAGCCGTAATCCGTTTGCATTTTAATATCAGCTAATCGTTTAATAACAGGAGAAGGGGCAACTACCCAACCAATCCGTAATCCCGCACTGAGCGTTTTGGATACACTGCCGATATAAAGCACTTGACCGGACGTGTCAAACGACTTTATGGCAGGCGAAGTGGAGTCGAATAATAATTCATGATAGACATCATCTTCAATAATCGGGATTTGCAGTTCTTTGCATGCATGATATAGTGTTTGTTTTTCCTTCATCGACCAATTGTGTCCGGTCGGATTGTGCAAGGTCGGCACACAGTAAAATAAAGATTGTCTTTTTCTTTTGAGTGTCCTTAATTTGTCTGCTAAATGGTCATCCCTTGAAACTGCAGTCATGCGCATGCCTGCAGATTGAAAGAGATGAATGGAATTTAGATACGATGGCTGCTCCTGAAAAACAATGGAGCCTGCTTCTAATAAACCAACAGCGATTAATTGAAGAGCTTGAAGGGCGCCTGAAACAATTAAAATGTTCTCCGGCGCTGT is from Bacillus sp. PK3_68 and encodes:
- a CDS encoding PLP-dependent aminotransferase family protein; translated protein: MNWKPNRHSHLTIQEQIVDWIKIQIERGDWTVGTKIPTQRQLAMQFNVNRSTVQLALDDLRADGFLESKKGSGVFVANNSWNVLVNRSQPNWQQHIESSIHKPNYHTIQLINEHEQMDHVIRLGTGELSPDLLPTKQMEQSLKEISLNPKAIGYSSPQGSEKLRVILCSYLKKRGIQTAPENILIVSGALQALQLIAVGLLEAGSIVFQEQPSYLNSIHLFQSAGMRMTAVSRDDHLADKLRTLKRKRQSLFYCVPTLHNPTGHNWSMKEKQTLYHACKELQIPIIEDDVYHELLFDSTSPAIKSFDTSGQVLYIGSVSKTLSAGLRIGWVVAPSPVIKRLADIKMQTDYGSSAFSQEIVAHWIATGLYERHLVQLREQLKKRAAFVEGILEQRFQKIATWKKSEGGFYIWIRFHKPIVNKALFLNLLSQHVLINPGYIYETRDLHHIRLSYAYASLEELKEGLNILTRLVEQEH